In one window of Episyrphus balteatus chromosome 3, idEpiBalt1.1, whole genome shotgun sequence DNA:
- the LOC129916246 gene encoding antithrombin-III-like: MKAKLCFPLIFVTLLSNNPQCHAEENTNNITQTSSSKFAWELFQNSKVSTKDTDNLVISPLTVQHLISVLQYAAEGTTKEQITQVTNNISPATLYYMLHPVGASREVKSANGIFIDSNDRVSENASLYITANGGDIFMLPLQKNPDKAKQFINTWVSNGTEGHIPQLLGSENDVSNLRAFLASAIFFHSTWKHQFRSSKPRKFYTMFNEELLTDYMEVNSYFKMKNVDLGENNWATVINLPYKENRFSMFLIIPDPFTNLITFLEKMNYRKFSEIIKNPSKLPTTKLNLFMPKFKISSKISLVPALQKMGLVDIFTSQSRLTKLIDGNQALRISEVLQQSTLEVDQFGTTATSVTTVSVVPLSAAEPDPQVFVLDTPFLAVIVENANETPLFIARITNPDRGA, encoded by the exons caaaactTTGCTTTCCACTAATTTTTGTAACATTGCTGAGCAATAATCCCCAATGTCATGCAGAAGAAAATACAAACAACATAACACAAACCAGCAGTAGTAAATTTGCATGGGAACtatttcaaaactcaaaagtCAGTACCAAAGATACAGATAATCTCGTCATAAGTCCATTAACAGTACAACATTTAATATCTGTCTTACAATATGCTGCGGAAGGAACTACAAAAGAACAAATCACACAAGTTACTAATAACATTAGTCCTGCTACACTTTATTACATGCTTCATCCTGTGGGCGCATCTCGTGAAGTAAAATCAGCCAATGGAATTTTTATTGACTCTAACGATAGGGTTAGCGAAAATGCTTCACTTTATATAACTGCAAATGGTGGTGATATTTTCATGTTGCCTCTTCAAAAGAATCCAGATAAGGCCAAACAATTTATAAATACTTGGGTTTCGAATGGTACTGAAGGTCATATTCCTCAGCTTCTTGGAAGTG AAAACGACGTTTCAAATCTTCGAGCATTTTTAGCCTCagcaatattttttcatagTACCTGGAAACATCAGTTTAGATCTTCCAAGCCAAGGAAATTCTATACTATGTTCAACGAAGAACTTCTTACCGATTATATGGAGGTGAATtcctattttaaaatgaagaatGTGGACTTGGGTGAAAATAATTGGGCTACTGTGATAAATTTACCCTACAAA gaaaatcgtttttcaatgtttttaattattcctgatccttttacaaatttaattacGTTTCTGGAAAAAATGAACTATCGAAAATTTtccgaaataataaaaaatccttCAAAGCTGCCCACGACAAAGCTCAATTTGTTTAtgccaaaattcaaaatttcgtcAAAGATTTCTTTGGTACCTGCACTTCAAAAG atGGGATTAGTTGATATATTCACCTCACAGTCACGTTTAACAAAACTTATTGATGGAAATCAAGCCTTACGAATAAGTGAAGTTTTACAACAATCAACGTTGGAAGTTGATCAATTTGGTACCACTGCTACATCTGTAACAACAGTTTCTGTTGTCCCATTGAGTGCAGCCGAACCGGATCCTCAAGTCTTTGTGTTAGACACACCATTTTTAGCTGTAATTGTAGAAAATGCAAATGAGACGCCGTTATTTATTGCAAGGATTACAAATCCAGACAGAGGGGCATGA